A genomic region of Sphingobium sp. HWE2-09 contains the following coding sequences:
- the mbhE gene encoding hydrogen gas-evolving membrane-bound hydrogenase subunit E, translated as MIDILLASFLGACLMPLIARVVGKGAGLLISLLPAGLFAAFIALAPVVERGWVKGEGVNWAPSLGFDLTFRLDGFSFLFCLLITGIGTLVVIYAGGYLTNKDGRQRSRFFMLILLFLTAMLGTVLAENMLVMLLFWEATSILSFLLVGFDSRSARSRRAAVMALQVTAFGGLALLAAILMMGHVLGGYSMAAAVARADILVASPWGTPIVLCILIAAFTKSAQFPFHFWLPNAMQAPTPASAYLHSATMVKLGIYLLARFEPLFAATGWGRAVVITVACITMLMAALQTLRAENFKSALAYSTIASLGILVLLVGLDGPAASVAMVGFLLAHALYKAALFFCAGSVLHATGQQNLRALGGLARFLPLTALACVGASLSMAGIPPFLGFISKEFLFEAQLESSWELTPLAIAVLVNAVMVGVAGVITLRPFFLGRGKPIEVHHGESFSLVMPPLLLSLAGLVISLQPEWITRVALRPAVAAVYGRAVEVDISIWHGVTPMLLLSIVVVTVGVLIVRFWQPIHVRLRRVGWIDAVALERLWDWSLRDTVVKARSLTGWIQHGDLRRYLWLVIAMMVGLIAWSVIASGAVPRLPPLGDVRIGLTLVALVGLGGAIAASRAKTLLSAMIATGLTGFATAITFMGNGAPDLALTQFTVEALIVVLLTALLLAVPLASPSTRTAGLRRADALICTTLAIALFLGFADMTVIDHQSAASEFYGQMSYIAAQGHNVVNVILVDFRAFDTLGETMVIAMAAVLARSLLMSRGGDVPADEPQPVHFSLHVTGRWLAGLLLLASLVILWRGHDQPGGGFVGGLVAALAFALLALAYGVGSAERSLRVHPLTLVGVGILLTVLSGMPAMLVGQPFLTHLWWQPGWGLPKLGTTLVFDIGVYLVVWGAVLAFLFGLQREAAR; from the coding sequence ATGATCGACATCCTGCTGGCTTCTTTCCTTGGCGCGTGCCTGATGCCCCTCATTGCGCGCGTCGTCGGCAAGGGCGCCGGGCTGCTGATCAGCCTACTGCCTGCCGGGCTGTTCGCAGCCTTCATCGCCCTGGCGCCCGTGGTCGAACGGGGCTGGGTGAAGGGCGAAGGGGTGAACTGGGCGCCATCGCTGGGGTTCGACCTGACTTTCCGGCTGGACGGATTTTCCTTTCTCTTTTGCCTTCTCATCACCGGGATCGGCACGCTGGTCGTCATCTACGCCGGTGGCTATCTGACCAACAAGGACGGGCGCCAGCGCAGCCGTTTCTTCATGCTCATCCTGTTGTTCCTCACCGCCATGCTGGGCACGGTGCTGGCGGAAAACATGCTGGTCATGCTGCTGTTCTGGGAAGCGACCAGCATCCTGTCCTTCCTGCTGGTCGGGTTCGATTCGCGCAGCGCCCGATCGCGCAGGGCGGCGGTCATGGCGCTTCAGGTGACGGCGTTTGGCGGGCTGGCGCTGCTCGCTGCGATCCTGATGATGGGGCACGTGCTGGGTGGCTATTCGATGGCGGCGGCGGTGGCGCGGGCGGACATACTGGTCGCCAGCCCATGGGGCACGCCGATCGTCCTGTGCATCCTGATCGCCGCCTTCACGAAATCGGCGCAATTTCCGTTTCATTTCTGGCTCCCTAACGCGATGCAGGCGCCCACGCCAGCGTCCGCCTATCTCCATTCCGCCACGATGGTGAAGCTAGGCATCTACCTGTTGGCGCGGTTCGAACCATTGTTCGCCGCGACGGGCTGGGGCAGGGCGGTCGTGATCACGGTCGCCTGCATCACGATGCTGATGGCCGCGCTCCAGACATTGCGGGCGGAAAATTTCAAGTCCGCGCTCGCCTATTCGACGATCGCGTCGCTGGGCATATTGGTCCTGCTCGTTGGCCTCGACGGACCAGCGGCCAGCGTCGCCATGGTCGGCTTCCTGCTCGCCCATGCGCTGTACAAAGCGGCGCTGTTTTTCTGCGCCGGGTCAGTGCTGCACGCAACGGGGCAGCAGAATTTGCGCGCGCTGGGAGGCCTCGCGCGTTTCCTGCCGCTGACGGCGCTGGCCTGCGTGGGCGCGAGCCTGTCGATGGCGGGCATTCCGCCATTTCTGGGCTTCATCTCCAAAGAGTTCCTGTTCGAAGCGCAACTGGAAAGCAGTTGGGAACTGACCCCGCTCGCCATCGCCGTGCTCGTCAACGCAGTGATGGTGGGCGTGGCTGGCGTCATTACATTGCGGCCTTTCTTCCTGGGCCGGGGCAAGCCCATCGAAGTGCACCATGGCGAAAGTTTCTCGCTTGTCATGCCGCCCCTGCTGTTGTCACTGGCGGGACTTGTCATCAGCCTTCAGCCCGAATGGATCACGCGCGTGGCGCTGCGCCCCGCCGTCGCGGCGGTCTATGGTCGCGCTGTCGAGGTCGATATCTCCATCTGGCATGGCGTCACGCCCATGTTGCTGCTCAGCATCGTCGTCGTCACGGTCGGCGTGCTGATCGTCCGCTTCTGGCAGCCCATCCATGTCCGTCTGCGTCGGGTCGGATGGATCGACGCCGTTGCCCTGGAGCGGTTGTGGGACTGGAGCCTGCGCGACACAGTGGTCAAAGCGCGCAGTTTGACCGGATGGATCCAACATGGCGACCTGCGTCGCTATCTGTGGCTGGTGATCGCTATGATGGTCGGGCTGATCGCCTGGTCCGTCATCGCATCGGGCGCAGTGCCGCGCCTGCCGCCGCTGGGCGATGTACGCATTGGATTGACGCTGGTCGCGCTGGTCGGCCTTGGCGGCGCGATTGCGGCGAGCCGGGCCAAGACGCTGCTTAGCGCAATGATCGCGACCGGCCTGACGGGCTTTGCCACCGCCATCACCTTCATGGGCAATGGCGCGCCCGATCTCGCGCTCACGCAATTCACGGTCGAAGCGCTGATCGTCGTTTTGTTGACGGCGTTGCTGCTCGCCGTGCCGTTGGCCAGTCCGTCCACGCGCACGGCGGGGCTGCGCCGGGCCGACGCCCTTATCTGCACCACGCTGGCGATCGCGCTGTTCCTTGGCTTTGCCGACATGACCGTCATCGATCATCAATCGGCCGCGAGCGAGTTTTACGGACAGATGAGCTATATCGCGGCGCAAGGGCATAATGTCGTCAATGTCATCCTTGTCGATTTCCGTGCCTTCGACACGCTGGGCGAAACGATGGTGATCGCCATGGCGGCGGTGCTTGCCCGATCCCTGCTGATGTCGCGCGGCGGGGACGTGCCCGCCGACGAACCCCAGCCGGTCCATTTCTCGCTGCACGTCACCGGGCGCTGGCTTGCCGGGCTGCTGCTGCTGGCGTCGCTCGTCATATTGTGGCGCGGGCATGATCAGCCCGGCGGCGGCTTTGTCGGCGGGCTGGTCGCCGCGTTGGCCTTCGCGCTGCTCGCTTTGGCCTATGGCGTGGGCAGCGCGGAACGATCCCTGCGGGTCCATCCGCTGACCTTGGTCGGCGTAGGCATATTGCTGACGGTGTTGAGCGGGATGCCCGCGATGCTGGTCGGGCAGCCCTTCCTGACGCATTTATGGTGGCAACCGGGATGGGGCTTGCCGAAACTGGGCACGACCCTTGTCTTCGATATCGGCGTCTATCTGGTCGTGTGGGGGGCGGTTCTCGCCTTCCTGTTCGGCTTGCAGCGGGAGGCGGCACGATGA
- a CDS encoding FAD-dependent oxidoreductase produces the protein MQGLTIAIAGCGPCGLAAALLLHRAGHHVTLFERFDTPRPIGSGLMIQPTGMAVLDQLGLLDEVLRRGSRIDRLFGKAGKRVVLDVHYAALRQRGTFGIGIHRASLFAILHEAVVKAGIIVHTG, from the coding sequence ATGCAGGGTCTGACTATCGCGATCGCAGGCTGCGGGCCTTGTGGACTGGCCGCAGCGCTGTTGCTCCATCGCGCGGGCCATCATGTGACCCTGTTCGAACGGTTCGACACGCCCCGCCCCATCGGGTCTGGCCTGATGATCCAACCCACGGGTATGGCGGTCCTTGATCAACTGGGTTTGTTGGACGAAGTCCTGCGTCGGGGATCGCGGATCGACCGTCTGTTCGGCAAGGCGGGCAAGCGCGTCGTGCTGGACGTCCATTATGCCGCCTTGCGCCAGCGCGGGACGTTCGGCATCGGCATCCACCGGGCCAGCCTGTTCGCGATATTGCATGAGGCCGTGGTGAAGGCAGGCATCATCGTTCATACTGGTTGA
- a CDS encoding FAD-dependent monooxygenase — protein MIGSEPIGAQRALRFADGDVGIPYDLVVDALGTRTPLAPPTGRELAYGALWASLDWPQDEGFDPHALAQRYDRASIMAGVLPIGISSDAKAPKAAFFWSLRADRLDDWHRAGLGPWKAQVAALWPECARLLDQIDDPGQLTFARYAHRTLRSPAETALVHIGDAWHSASPQLGQGANMALLDAWALARGLAEANSVDAGLRRGIQLRRRHVLTYQWLTALFTPVYQSDSHLLPLIRDRLVGPLSKVWPATTIQAAMVSGLVGNPLKPLGLTHERNATAPQ, from the coding sequence TTGATCGGCAGCGAGCCAATCGGTGCGCAACGCGCCCTTCGCTTTGCCGATGGTGACGTCGGCATTCCTTACGACCTGGTTGTCGACGCATTGGGCACGCGCACACCGCTGGCGCCACCGACCGGGCGGGAACTGGCCTATGGCGCTCTATGGGCCAGTCTCGACTGGCCCCAGGATGAAGGCTTCGATCCCCACGCCCTTGCACAGCGCTATGACCGCGCCAGTATCATGGCGGGCGTCCTGCCGATCGGCATCTCGTCTGACGCGAAAGCGCCAAAGGCCGCCTTCTTCTGGTCGTTGCGCGCCGATCGCCTTGATGACTGGCACAGGGCCGGATTGGGGCCATGGAAGGCGCAGGTTGCCGCACTCTGGCCGGAATGCGCGCGCCTGCTCGACCAGATTGATGATCCCGGCCAGTTGACCTTCGCTCGCTACGCCCACCGAACCTTGCGATCGCCTGCGGAGACGGCGTTGGTCCATATCGGTGATGCCTGGCATTCCGCCAGTCCCCAGCTTGGGCAGGGTGCCAACATGGCCCTGCTGGACGCCTGGGCGCTAGCCCGGGGTCTGGCGGAAGCGAACAGCGTGGATGCGGGCCTTCGTCGCGGCATCCAGCTGCGGCGACGCCATGTCCTGACCTATCAGTGGCTTACTGCATTGTTTACACCGGTCTATCAGTCAGACAGCCACCTGCTGCCCTTGATCCGGGATCGCCTGGTCGGCCCGCTATCGAAGGTCTGGCCCGCCACCACCATACAGGCGGCCATGGTCAGCGGTCTTGTCGGCAACCCGTTGAAACCGCTGGGGCTGACGCATGAACGGAATGCGACAGCCCCACAATAG
- a CDS encoding DUF6152 family protein has protein sequence MTGKSSLWLRIVPAAALMALSAGPVLAHHSFRAYDMAKSMTVSATIKEFRWGAPHSSLIVMYKDAKGKISSMSLGSGSPLLFVKQGFQPRDFHSGDKVQIIYHPNVSGLPGGFMSKLTMADGRSYSDTEASALQSGKPQGAPTGRPQS, from the coding sequence ATGACAGGCAAATCGAGTCTATGGTTGCGGATCGTTCCGGCAGCGGCGCTGATGGCGCTGTCTGCCGGGCCGGTCCTGGCCCATCATTCCTTTCGCGCTTACGACATGGCCAAGTCCATGACCGTGTCGGCGACGATAAAGGAGTTCCGTTGGGGCGCGCCCCATTCGTCGCTGATCGTGATGTACAAGGACGCCAAGGGCAAGATATCGTCCATGTCGCTGGGCAGCGGAAGCCCACTGCTGTTCGTAAAGCAGGGCTTTCAGCCACGCGATTTCCATAGCGGGGACAAGGTACAGATCATCTATCATCCTAATGTAAGCGGTCTGCCGGGCGGTTTCATGTCGAAATTGACCATGGCGGACGGCCGGTCCTATTCCGATACGGAAGCCAGCGCACTGCAATCGGGCAAGCCGCAGGGCGCACCCACAGGACGTCCGCAGTCATGA
- a CDS encoding TonB-dependent receptor, with translation MRLHICLMLSVSMVGLGAASAAFGQDSTSAVGGTSASQQSDGRTLVDIIVTAERRTSTEQKTAASISTRSGEDLSRQGRYSLANILDNVPGVLGGAAESPGGSNTGATDNPASGLTIRGIQSNVGTGGSVTSTAAAAAIYVDGVYNGIGGSYDIERVEVLRGPQGTLYGRSATSGVVAIHTRNPDLTKFGVDLLGQVGNYNLTQISGAVNIPLVDGKLALRVAGNRYSKDGYYSAIGGYRRSSEGRAKLLFTPSDTFSALLGVAIQDNVANVGGVSITQPTPDNFTSVKTDYGTGTNKFRQYWGEFNLDLGGVNLVYLPSYKTWTQNTLGVSRGNVPEFNQTFQTPTDKFLTQELRINSHNDSALSWQAGLFYYNNRLKDLNELRFYPTNALAFRSASSKKTQNIGVFGEATYALSDSTRLTGGLRYDYTRVRNNQVYTSITGNTGYLIGDEGLRTFKNVTYKARLEHDLTPVNLIYASVSTGFSPGDVAIATDITGNPSPVDLQAQTLTSYEIGSKNRFLGNRLQVNVAAYYNDYGGYQTAGINLTPQTPMNPTFNTVTSPVRVYGGELEMLARPWQDGQVGVNLSYNHARYHDIPAQFQYLFWTNKIPGTVPFQANGWLEQGVELQDQTRLSLRGELLYRSAYYASRLTVAEAMVSGPGALNSKPYAYNSGKLLGNLSATLSFEDGRYTLTGYVRNVGDVRYKTGARRTAAFGPVAGTSTVDLSDPRTFGITAAVRL, from the coding sequence ATGCGTTTGCATATTTGTTTGATGCTGTCCGTATCGATGGTCGGCCTGGGGGCTGCGTCTGCCGCATTCGGTCAGGATTCCACGTCCGCTGTTGGCGGCACATCTGCGAGCCAACAATCGGACGGACGGACATTGGTGGACATTATCGTCACCGCCGAACGGCGCACCAGCACGGAACAGAAGACCGCCGCATCCATCAGCACGCGCAGCGGCGAAGATCTGAGCAGGCAGGGCCGCTACAGCTTGGCCAATATCCTTGACAATGTGCCCGGCGTCCTTGGCGGCGCAGCCGAAAGCCCCGGAGGCTCCAATACCGGCGCCACCGACAATCCCGCCTCTGGCCTCACGATCCGCGGCATTCAGTCGAACGTCGGCACCGGGGGCAGCGTAACGTCGACCGCCGCGGCGGCCGCCATCTATGTCGACGGTGTCTATAACGGCATCGGCGGCAGCTACGACATCGAACGGGTCGAAGTGCTGCGCGGCCCGCAAGGCACCTTGTACGGGCGCAGCGCCACGTCGGGCGTCGTCGCCATTCACACGCGCAATCCCGACCTGACGAAATTCGGCGTCGATCTGCTGGGGCAGGTGGGCAATTACAATCTGACGCAGATTTCAGGTGCCGTGAATATTCCGCTGGTCGATGGAAAGCTGGCGCTGCGTGTGGCTGGCAACCGATATTCGAAAGACGGCTATTATTCCGCCATCGGCGGTTATCGCCGAAGCAGCGAAGGGCGCGCCAAGCTTCTGTTCACGCCGTCGGACACATTTTCGGCGCTGCTGGGCGTTGCCATTCAGGACAATGTCGCCAATGTCGGCGGCGTGTCGATCACGCAGCCGACGCCCGACAATTTCACCTCCGTCAAAACCGACTATGGCACCGGAACGAACAAATTCCGGCAATATTGGGGTGAATTCAATCTCGACCTGGGTGGCGTCAACCTGGTCTATCTGCCGTCCTACAAGACATGGACCCAGAATACGCTGGGCGTTTCGCGTGGCAACGTGCCGGAATTCAATCAAACCTTCCAAACGCCCACGGATAAATTCCTGACCCAGGAACTGCGTATCAACTCACACAATGATTCGGCGTTGTCATGGCAGGCGGGCCTGTTTTACTACAATAACCGGCTGAAGGATCTCAACGAACTGAGATTCTACCCGACGAACGCGCTGGCGTTCCGATCCGCATCCTCAAAAAAGACCCAAAATATTGGCGTATTCGGCGAAGCGACCTATGCACTGTCGGATTCGACCCGCCTCACCGGAGGACTTCGTTACGACTATACGCGCGTTCGAAACAATCAGGTCTATACCAGCATCACCGGCAATACCGGCTATCTTATCGGCGACGAAGGGCTGCGGACATTCAAGAACGTCACTTATAAGGCGCGGCTCGAACATGATCTGACCCCGGTCAATCTAATCTATGCGTCGGTATCGACCGGTTTTTCGCCCGGCGACGTCGCCATCGCCACCGATATTACCGGCAACCCATCGCCGGTCGATCTCCAGGCGCAGACGTTGACCTCCTATGAAATCGGATCGAAGAACCGCTTCCTGGGCAATCGCCTGCAGGTCAACGTGGCCGCTTACTATAACGACTATGGCGGCTATCAGACCGCAGGCATCAATCTGACGCCGCAAACCCCGATGAACCCGACGTTCAATACCGTCACGTCGCCGGTCAGGGTCTATGGCGGAGAATTGGAAATGCTGGCGCGTCCGTGGCAGGACGGTCAGGTCGGCGTCAATCTCTCCTACAACCATGCCCGCTATCATGACATTCCGGCCCAGTTCCAATATTTGTTCTGGACCAACAAGATTCCGGGAACGGTGCCGTTCCAGGCGAATGGATGGCTGGAGCAGGGTGTGGAACTTCAGGATCAGACCAGATTGTCGCTGCGCGGCGAACTGCTCTATCGCTCGGCCTATTATGCGTCTCGCCTGACCGTCGCCGAAGCGATGGTGAGCGGACCGGGCGCATTGAACTCCAAGCCCTATGCATATAATTCAGGCAAGCTTCTGGGCAATCTCAGCGCCACGCTGTCGTTCGAGGATGGCCGCTACACGCTGACCGGATATGTCCGGAACGTCGGCGATGTGCGTTACAAGACAGGCGCGCGTCGCACCGCCGCGTTCGGACCGGTCGCTGGAACCAGCACGGTCGATCTGAGCGATCCGCGGACATTCGGCATCACCGCTGCGGTCAGGCTATGA
- a CDS encoding nuclear transport factor 2 family protein, translating to MSEQIDTAMTPGVARRTLLAGVAAAAAIPVAARAQSTPAQGPEEKRAIALVRAWADALVAKDVDKLLSLMDDAVQYRDDPFQTDLKKGLTALREDVNILLRGLTGIRFESLCAVGSAKNDVLVLARRVDQFSLGGKLITMPMGAYYRVHNRKILEWLDTPLADMPPPPPGAVLPGGPPPGGPLPGG from the coding sequence ATGTCCGAGCAGATCGACACGGCCATGACGCCTGGCGTCGCGCGCCGAACGCTATTGGCCGGGGTGGCGGCCGCCGCGGCGATCCCGGTCGCGGCGCGTGCGCAATCGACGCCTGCCCAGGGGCCGGAAGAAAAGCGGGCGATCGCGCTGGTGAGAGCCTGGGCCGACGCGCTGGTGGCCAAGGACGTCGACAAGCTCCTTTCTCTCATGGACGATGCCGTCCAGTATCGCGACGACCCGTTCCAGACCGATCTGAAAAAAGGGCTGACGGCATTGCGGGAGGATGTGAACATCCTGCTGCGCGGCCTGACCGGCATCAGGTTTGAGTCCCTGTGCGCCGTAGGCAGCGCAAAGAATGATGTGCTGGTGCTGGCCCGGCGCGTCGATCAATTTTCGCTGGGTGGCAAGCTCATCACCATGCCGATGGGCGCTTATTATCGCGTCCACAACAGGAAGATACTGGAGTGGCTGGACACGCCGCTGGCGGATATGCCCCCGCCGCCGCCCGGCGCAGTCCTTCCCGGTGGTCCCCCGCCCGGTGGTCCGCTTCCAGGCGGCTGA
- a CDS encoding c-type cytochrome — protein sequence MKKALFPLLALAGTALVGSVLYVRSTHDDGAAQAQSPRRPVYESSIGGVVPASNLPGKVGQGYLVYSKWCSGCHAPDFQPSGGKEAADKLSPISRTPLGTALLRQRYKGSVPADLESRTDLTPDIVSTFVRNGLNAMPPFRKTEITDADLDALSAYLSRNTKTDPPH from the coding sequence ATGAAAAAGGCGCTCTTTCCTCTCCTGGCCCTGGCCGGAACGGCCCTGGTCGGATCTGTCCTCTATGTCCGGTCCACTCACGACGATGGCGCAGCGCAGGCGCAATCGCCCCGCAGGCCGGTCTATGAATCCTCGATCGGCGGCGTCGTCCCGGCGTCGAACCTGCCCGGGAAGGTCGGACAGGGCTATCTGGTGTACAGCAAATGGTGTTCGGGCTGTCACGCGCCCGATTTCCAACCGTCGGGCGGCAAGGAGGCGGCTGACAAGCTGTCGCCCATCTCCCGCACGCCGCTGGGCACCGCCCTGTTGCGGCAGCGCTACAAGGGCAGCGTCCCGGCCGATCTGGAAAGCCGCACCGACCTGACGCCTGACATCGTCAGCACCTTCGTCAGGAATGGCCTGAACGCGATGCCGCCATTCCGCAAGACCGAGATAACGGACGCCGACCTGGATGCGCTGTCCGCCTATCTCAGTCGCAACACCAAGACCGATCCGCCCCATTAA
- a CDS encoding FAD-binding oxidoreductase has translation MNSSGFANALREFEAAVGKDWLFSSDADLASYNDAYSPFAVEPALQMKASAAVAPANVEQVQQVVRIANTYGLPLYTFSTGRNLGYGGSSPSQNGCVIVDLKRMNKIVEVNVDQGYVVVEPGVNFIELYRHFEENGYPFMVSAPEPGWGSPVGNALDHGVSFVMGDNFGAARGLEVVLPNGELLRTGMGALPDDRLWHAFPYGYGPYINGLFSQSNFGIVTRMGFALARKPEMQAQFTVSSGKHEDMYPLIATIQAMREEGLLYLSSVSSPIRSPMVAPGQAAPDVVKRAAMLLSQRDGGSPGDWETLGRDAGIPVSTVTGNVRGPARIAQATIDYARDRFAKIAGTQFTMDWSYSFPLKLDDIAPDLRPQLGVPSLWPFSSLAMGDTRRGMYFFSPVCRATADDLFALKQTIREVVLDHAEEPMRAPFLGWGLCNTVYPKAYIFTYPMAITDDAANNQKYRALFKRLVETCAAKGWGEYRTHVAFQSEVMDQYSFNDHALRRFCETLKDAIDPKGVLAPGKSGIWPRHMRDARP, from the coding sequence ATGAACAGTTCCGGCTTTGCCAACGCCCTGCGCGAATTTGAAGCGGCGGTGGGCAAGGACTGGCTGTTTTCCAGCGACGCCGACCTGGCGTCGTATAATGACGCCTACAGCCCCTTTGCTGTGGAACCCGCGTTGCAGATGAAGGCGTCCGCAGCCGTCGCGCCCGCCAATGTAGAACAGGTGCAGCAGGTCGTCCGCATCGCCAACACATATGGCCTGCCGCTCTACACTTTCTCGACCGGTCGCAACCTGGGCTATGGCGGCTCCTCGCCCAGCCAGAATGGCTGCGTGATCGTCGATCTCAAGCGCATGAACAAGATCGTCGAGGTCAATGTCGACCAAGGCTATGTCGTCGTGGAACCCGGCGTCAACTTCATCGAACTCTATCGGCACTTCGAGGAAAACGGCTATCCGTTCATGGTGTCCGCGCCCGAACCGGGCTGGGGCAGCCCGGTCGGCAATGCGCTCGACCATGGCGTCAGCTTCGTGATGGGGGACAATTTCGGCGCCGCGCGGGGGCTGGAGGTCGTGCTGCCCAATGGCGAGCTGCTGCGTACGGGCATGGGCGCGCTGCCCGACGATCGGCTGTGGCACGCCTTTCCCTATGGCTATGGTCCCTACATCAACGGCTTGTTTTCCCAGTCCAATTTCGGGATCGTGACGCGGATGGGCTTTGCCCTGGCACGCAAGCCGGAGATGCAAGCCCAGTTCACGGTCAGTTCGGGCAAGCATGAGGATATGTATCCGCTGATCGCCACCATTCAGGCGATGCGCGAAGAAGGCCTGCTCTATCTGTCGAGCGTGTCCAGTCCGATCCGCAGCCCCATGGTCGCACCGGGGCAGGCAGCGCCCGACGTCGTGAAGCGTGCCGCCATGCTGCTCAGCCAGCGTGACGGCGGATCGCCGGGCGACTGGGAAACACTGGGCAGGGACGCAGGCATTCCGGTATCGACCGTCACCGGCAATGTGCGCGGCCCCGCCAGGATCGCTCAGGCGACGATCGACTATGCGCGGGATCGGTTCGCAAAGATCGCGGGTACGCAATTTACCATGGACTGGTCCTACAGCTTTCCTTTGAAGCTGGACGATATCGCGCCGGATCTGCGTCCGCAGCTGGGCGTGCCCAGCCTGTGGCCGTTCAGCAGCCTGGCCATGGGCGACACGCGGCGCGGCATGTATTTCTTTTCGCCCGTATGCCGGGCGACGGCGGACGATCTGTTCGCGTTGAAACAGACCATCCGCGAAGTCGTGCTCGACCATGCCGAAGAGCCGATGCGGGCGCCTTTCCTGGGCTGGGGCCTGTGCAACACGGTCTATCCCAAGGCGTATATCTTCACCTACCCCATGGCGATCACCGACGACGCGGCGAACAACCAGAAATATCGCGCGCTGTTCAAGCGGCTGGTCGAAACCTGCGCGGCGAAGGGCTGGGGCGAATATCGCACCCATGTCGCTTTCCAGAGCGAGGTGATGGATCAATATTCCTTCAACGACCATGCGCTCCGCCGATTCTGCGAAACGCTGAAGGACGCGATCGATCCCAAGGGGGTGCTGGCGCCGGGCAAAAGCGGCATCTGGCCCCGGCATATGCGGGATGCGCGGCCATGA
- a CDS encoding nuclear transport factor 2 family protein: MTSRREMLTYALPAMALAATAVRAPAARPAASRMVTRKRFDTYIALYNAENPGFAQFYNPDVVMETVPPLTGPAAIVDFRRTLSHYVSEHITVEDYIADEHGSAAQFLGEFRCVRDMPITALSGLFGKSVKQGQVLRQRGIILYSVKDGKFSRIRAAPPIILQDWS, encoded by the coding sequence GTGACGTCAAGAAGAGAGATGCTGACCTACGCATTGCCCGCCATGGCGCTGGCCGCCACGGCGGTGCGCGCTCCGGCGGCGCGGCCTGCGGCGTCCAGGATGGTCACGCGCAAACGGTTCGACACCTATATCGCGCTGTATAACGCCGAAAATCCTGGTTTCGCGCAATTCTACAATCCGGATGTAGTGATGGAAACGGTGCCGCCTTTGACCGGTCCCGCAGCCATCGTCGATTTCCGTCGGACGCTATCCCATTATGTGTCCGAACATATCACGGTCGAAGACTATATCGCCGACGAACATGGTTCGGCGGCGCAGTTTCTGGGCGAATTCCGGTGCGTGCGCGACATGCCGATCACGGCCCTTTCCGGACTTTTCGGCAAGTCCGTGAAACAGGGGCAGGTGCTGCGGCAGCGCGGCATCATCCTCTACAGCGTCAAGGACGGCAAATTCTCCCGGATCCGCGCCGCGCCGCCCATCATCCTTCAGGACTGGAGTTGA
- a CDS encoding DUF6152 family protein yields MKQYLKLVFAVAAMTVGSQAISHHSTANYDYNKTVTLNGTLKKLQWMNPHCFLQVVIPNGKGGMVEWAIKSGSPGLARRLGWKPEMFKVGDKLKVVIAPIRSGEPGGTLRSVTLANGKVLYGPGNQGELPTDLGLPTLKRAN; encoded by the coding sequence ATGAAACAATATTTGAAACTGGTATTTGCGGTAGCCGCGATGACGGTGGGGTCGCAAGCGATCTCCCATCATTCGACCGCTAATTACGACTATAATAAAACCGTTACACTCAACGGAACCCTCAAGAAACTGCAATGGATGAACCCCCATTGTTTTCTTCAGGTCGTCATCCCCAATGGTAAAGGTGGAATGGTCGAATGGGCCATAAAATCCGGTTCGCCAGGCCTGGCGCGGCGATTGGGTTGGAAGCCTGAAATGTTCAAGGTCGGCGACAAGCTGAAAGTCGTCATCGCGCCGATCCGTTCAGGCGAGCCGGGCGGCACATTGCGCTCCGTCACGCTGGCGAACGGCAAGGTGCTGTATGGCCCGGGCAATCAGGGCGAACTGCCCACCGATCTTGGCCTGCCGACATTGAAGCGAGCCAATTGA